One region of Streptococcus parasanguinis genomic DNA includes:
- a CDS encoding mechanosensitive ion channel family protein, which yields MSQAFQRYFSKIDWTKIFDDLISKCISLIFVFLLFFIAKKVIHSLVKRILTPSFKYTVQDEARKKTILRLVESLLNYCLYFILIYWILSILGLPVSSLLAGAGIAGVAIGMGAQGFLSDLVNGFFILLERQLDVGDNVRLTNGSINIAGIVSSVGIRTTQVRDFDGTLHFVPNRNITVVSNLSRGDMRVLVDIPLDANTDLDKIYQVIAQVNQSQQDKHPEVLTGPTILGPQIEKNGRYSFRIAMTAQNGTQTTVYHTYYKLYHDALMEAGINLPTGKNGIM from the coding sequence ATGAGTCAAGCTTTCCAACGTTATTTCAGTAAAATAGACTGGACAAAGATTTTTGATGACCTAATTTCAAAATGCATCTCCCTGATTTTTGTCTTTCTCTTATTTTTTATCGCTAAAAAGGTCATCCATAGCCTGGTCAAGCGGATATTAACCCCTTCTTTTAAGTATACGGTGCAGGATGAAGCCCGTAAAAAAACCATTCTCCGTTTAGTAGAGAGTCTCTTGAACTACTGCTTGTATTTTATCTTGATCTACTGGATCTTGTCGATCCTGGGTCTTCCAGTCTCTAGTCTATTGGCTGGTGCTGGGATTGCTGGGGTGGCGATCGGTATGGGAGCCCAGGGCTTCCTTTCCGATTTGGTCAATGGTTTCTTTATCCTTTTAGAACGCCAGCTGGATGTGGGGGACAATGTCCGACTTACCAATGGTTCTATTAATATTGCCGGCATCGTTAGCAGTGTGGGAATTCGGACAACTCAAGTACGTGATTTTGACGGGACTCTCCACTTTGTCCCAAACCGCAATATCACTGTCGTCAGCAACCTCTCGCGTGGAGATATGCGCGTGCTGGTGGATATTCCACTAGATGCGAATACTGATCTTGACAAGATCTACCAGGTCATCGCTCAGGTCAACCAGTCTCAACAAGACAAACACCCAGAAGTGTTGACAGGTCCTACGATTTTAGGCCCACAGATCGAAAAAAATGGTCGTTATTCCTTCCGCATCGCGATGACTGCGCAAAATGGAACCCAGACGACTGTCTATCATACCTACTATAAACTCTACCATGATGCCTTGATGGAAGCAGGGATTAACCTACCGACAGGAAAGAACGGGATCATGTAA
- the sstT gene encoding serine/threonine transporter SstT, translating into MHRLITTWNKTNLMKRIAIGIVLGVVLALVFPKATGIGLLGEFFVGGLRAIAPLLVFALVANALSQHQKGTETNMKKVIVLYLLGTFAAAFVAVLVNYIFPITITLTGKAAEGSSPNGIGEVISNLLLKIVDNPVNALQQANYIGILSWATVFGIAMREASEHSKDLLQTLADITSKIVEWIINLAPFGILGLVFTTIAGQGLSALSNYGILLLVLVGTMAFVALVINPLIVFFMIRKNPYPLVFKCLRVSGVTAFFTRSSAANIPVNMRLCEELGLNPDTYSVSIPLGSTVNMAGAAVTINILTLAAANTLHIQVDFGTALILSVVAAISACGASGVAGGSLLLIPVACSLFGITNDLAMQVVSVGFIIGVIQDSCETALNSSTDVLFTAIAEMSNWPKEKRY; encoded by the coding sequence ATTCATCGACTGATTACCACTTGGAATAAAACCAACCTTATGAAAAGGATCGCAATCGGGATTGTACTTGGTGTCGTTCTAGCACTTGTATTTCCGAAAGCAACTGGGATTGGACTCCTGGGAGAGTTCTTCGTTGGAGGGCTCCGTGCCATCGCACCCCTTCTGGTCTTTGCGCTCGTCGCAAATGCTCTCTCCCAACACCAAAAAGGGACAGAGACCAATATGAAAAAGGTCATCGTCCTCTATCTCCTAGGAACCTTTGCAGCCGCCTTCGTCGCTGTTTTGGTCAATTACATCTTCCCCATCACCATTACCCTGACTGGAAAGGCCGCTGAAGGATCCTCTCCAAACGGGATTGGCGAAGTGATTAGTAACCTCTTGCTCAAGATCGTCGACAACCCGGTCAACGCCTTGCAGCAAGCCAACTACATTGGAATCCTTTCTTGGGCAACCGTCTTTGGGATTGCCATGAGAGAGGCGAGTGAACATAGTAAAGACCTCCTCCAAACTCTAGCAGACATCACTTCAAAAATCGTTGAGTGGATTATCAACCTAGCTCCATTTGGAATCTTAGGCTTGGTCTTCACGACCATCGCTGGCCAAGGACTCAGTGCCCTTAGTAACTACGGGATTCTCTTACTTGTTTTGGTTGGTACCATGGCATTTGTAGCCCTGGTCATCAATCCATTGATCGTCTTTTTCATGATCCGCAAGAACCCTTATCCCCTTGTTTTTAAATGCCTCCGTGTCAGTGGGGTAACAGCCTTCTTCACCAGAAGTTCTGCAGCCAATATCCCTGTCAATATGCGTCTCTGTGAAGAGTTGGGGCTGAATCCAGACACCTATTCTGTCTCCATTCCACTTGGTTCAACTGTAAACATGGCAGGTGCAGCCGTGACGATCAATATTTTGACGCTCGCTGCTGCCAATACCTTGCACATTCAGGTTGACTTTGGAACGGCGCTCATCCTGAGTGTCGTAGCGGCTATCTCTGCTTGTGGAGCATCTGGAGTTGCAGGAGGTTCTCTCCTTCTCATCCCTGTTGCTTGTAGCCTCTTTGGTATCACCAATGATTTGGCCATGCAAGTCGTCAGCGTCGGCTTTATCATCGGGGTCATCCAAGACTCTTGCGAAACAGCCCTCAACTCTTCGACAGATGTGCTCTTCACTGCCATCGCCGAAATGAGCAACTGGCCAAAAGAAAAACGCTATTAA
- a CDS encoding alanine/glycine:cation symporter family protein: protein MDHVLQFFQQLDNLVWGAPLLVLLVGTGIYLTLRLGLLQIRYLPKAFRLIFTEDEGHGDISSFGALATALAATVGTGNIVGVATAIQTGGPGALFWMWMAAFFGMATKYAEGLLAIRYRTKDDNGHISGGPMYYILHGMGEKWRPLAIFFAVAGVLVALFGIGTMTQVNSITGFLQASFGTAPEVASVVIALVVSTIIFGGIHWISKVSEKVVPFMAAAYIFATITIIALHLDQLLPALKAVFSGAFTGTAAMGGFAGATVKMAIQKGVARGVFSNESGLGSAPIAAAAAKTNEPVEQGLISMTGTFIDTIIICSLTGLSLLVSGEWMARGSTSTLTQDTFTGVFGPVGGIILTLCLVLFATTTILGWSYYGERCFEFLFGVKHINLYRTFFVFMVGLGGFLKLDLVWVIADIVNGLMALPNLIALLVLSPVIIKESKQYFKK from the coding sequence ATGGATCATGTATTGCAGTTTTTTCAACAACTCGATAATCTAGTGTGGGGCGCCCCGCTGTTGGTGCTCTTGGTAGGAACAGGGATCTACCTGACCCTTCGCTTGGGTTTACTTCAGATCCGCTACCTTCCAAAAGCTTTTCGCCTGATCTTTACAGAAGATGAGGGACACGGGGATATCTCGAGCTTCGGAGCCCTTGCGACAGCCCTAGCGGCTACTGTAGGGACGGGGAATATTGTAGGGGTGGCTACAGCGATTCAGACAGGTGGCCCAGGGGCCCTCTTTTGGATGTGGATGGCAGCCTTCTTTGGAATGGCGACCAAGTATGCAGAAGGGCTCTTAGCCATTCGTTATCGGACCAAGGATGACAATGGTCATATCTCGGGTGGTCCGATGTACTACATTCTTCACGGGATGGGAGAGAAGTGGCGACCACTGGCTATTTTCTTTGCGGTTGCAGGAGTGCTGGTAGCCCTCTTTGGGATCGGAACCATGACCCAGGTTAATTCCATTACGGGATTCCTTCAAGCCAGTTTTGGAACAGCTCCAGAAGTGGCTAGTGTAGTAATTGCTCTGGTGGTTTCAACCATCATCTTTGGAGGGATTCACTGGATTTCCAAAGTCTCTGAAAAAGTGGTTCCTTTTATGGCGGCTGCCTATATCTTTGCGACCATCACGATTATTGCCTTGCATCTGGACCAATTGCTTCCAGCCTTAAAAGCAGTCTTTTCGGGTGCTTTTACAGGGACTGCAGCCATGGGAGGTTTTGCAGGAGCAACGGTTAAAATGGCTATCCAAAAAGGGGTAGCGCGTGGAGTTTTCTCCAATGAATCTGGTCTCGGATCTGCACCCATTGCAGCAGCGGCGGCGAAGACCAATGAGCCCGTCGAGCAAGGGTTGATCTCCATGACGGGAACCTTTATTGATACCATTATCATCTGTAGTTTGACAGGACTTTCGCTCTTGGTTTCAGGTGAGTGGATGGCTAGGGGCAGCACTAGCACCCTGACTCAGGATACGTTTACAGGCGTCTTTGGCCCAGTCGGAGGCATCATTCTAACGCTATGCTTGGTGCTTTTTGCGACCACGACTATTCTTGGATGGTCTTATTACGGAGAGCGGTGTTTCGAATTCCTTTTTGGTGTCAAACATATAAACCTCTATCGGACCTTCTTTGTCTTTATGGTTGGACTGGGAGGCTTCCTTAAGCTGGACCTGGTCTGGGTGATCGCGGATATTGTGAATGGGCTGATGGCTTTGCCCAACCTGATCGCCCTCTTAGTCCTTTCCCCTGTCATCATCAAAGAAAGCAAACAATACTTTAAGAAATAA
- a CDS encoding C69 family dipeptidase — MRIRESADSCTTILVGKNASYDGSTIVARTEDSQNGVFTPKKLIVVKPEDQPRHYKSVLSTFEIDLPDNPVRYTAVPDAIPKDGIWGEAGINVYNVAMSETETITTNSRVLGADPLVESGIGEEDMLTLVLPYVKTAREGVLRLGKILEEYGTYESNGIAISDVNEIWWLETIGGHHWMARRVPDDAYVTNPNQLGSDYFEFGNPDEFLCDPDLERFVTEHHLILDQEGKGFNPRYAFGSQKDKDRHYNTPRAWAIQRFLNPEIKQDPRSFEIPWCQKPYRKVTIEDVKYVLSNHYQDTIYDPYGPEGDHVSQRTFRTIGINRTSQTAILQLRPNKPQETTGIQWISYGSMPYNTAVPFFTQVDTTPDYFANTTAKVTTDSFYWANRIIAGLADPHYAHHVGDLDDYQETTMAWGHARINKVDRALAAGDTVDFEAENQAMSDQIQEATDQLLDKILLDASNLMTNHFSLSD; from the coding sequence ATGCGTATACGTGAAAGTGCAGATTCGTGTACAACGATTCTAGTCGGAAAAAATGCTAGTTATGATGGTTCGACCATTGTAGCACGAACAGAGGATTCTCAAAATGGCGTTTTTACGCCCAAGAAATTGATCGTGGTCAAACCAGAAGATCAACCGCGTCATTACAAGTCTGTTTTATCAACTTTTGAAATCGACTTGCCAGATAATCCAGTTCGCTATACAGCGGTTCCAGATGCGATTCCTAAAGACGGGATCTGGGGAGAAGCTGGGATCAATGTCTATAATGTAGCCATGAGTGAGACAGAGACCATTACGACCAATAGCCGTGTGTTAGGGGCAGATCCTCTTGTAGAGAGTGGTATCGGTGAGGAAGATATGCTGACCTTGGTCTTGCCTTATGTCAAGACAGCCCGCGAAGGGGTCTTGCGTCTCGGAAAGATCTTGGAAGAGTATGGAACTTATGAGTCTAACGGGATTGCGATTTCAGATGTGAATGAAATCTGGTGGTTGGAGACCATCGGAGGTCACCACTGGATGGCGCGCCGTGTCCCTGATGATGCCTATGTGACCAACCCCAACCAACTGGGAAGCGATTATTTTGAATTTGGAAATCCAGATGAGTTTCTTTGTGACCCGGATCTTGAACGTTTTGTCACAGAGCACCATTTGATTCTGGATCAAGAAGGGAAAGGTTTTAATCCACGCTATGCCTTTGGTAGCCAAAAAGACAAGGACCGTCACTACAATACACCGCGGGCTTGGGCCATCCAGCGTTTCCTCAATCCTGAAATCAAGCAGGATCCACGGAGCTTTGAGATTCCTTGGTGTCAAAAACCTTATCGCAAGGTAACGATTGAAGATGTCAAATATGTCTTGAGCAACCATTACCAAGACACCATCTACGATCCTTATGGTCCTGAAGGAGATCACGTGAGTCAACGGACCTTTCGGACGATCGGGATTAACCGGACCAGCCAGACAGCGATTCTGCAATTGCGTCCCAATAAACCACAAGAAACGACAGGCATCCAATGGATTTCTTATGGCTCCATGCCTTACAATACAGCCGTTCCTTTCTTTACCCAAGTGGATACAACGCCAGACTACTTTGCCAATACGACGGCTAAGGTAACAACGGATTCCTTCTACTGGGCCAACCGGATTATTGCAGGACTAGCAGATCCTCACTATGCTCACCATGTTGGTGATTTGGACGATTACCAAGAGACGACAATGGCCTGGGGACATGCGCGCATCAATAAAGTCGATCGTGCACTTGCAGCAGGTGACACTGTTGATTTTGAGGCGGAAAACCAAGCTATGAGTGATCAAATCCAGGAAGCAACAGATCAACTCTTGGACAAGATTTTGCTCGATGCTAGCAACCTCATGACCAATCACTTCTCCTTGAGTGATTAA
- a CDS encoding endonuclease MutS2, producing the protein MNKKILDILEFDKVKQLFEPYLQTEQGEMELAALTPTDKKESIETAFMELEDMEQILLEEPRFAVSTIQDVRPVAKRLEMEASLNIDELLALKAVLRVTHELKDFYDNLENVRLERLNRLFDNLVDLPRLQGGLQAINEGGFVESFASEKLAKIRRRIQENEHQVREILQDLLKSKADMLADAVIASRNGRNVLPVKNTYRNRIAGVVHDISASGNTVYIEPRAVVNLNEEIANHRADERYEIIQILEELSDTLRPHAAEIANNAWIIGHLDLIKAKYRFMRDCKAVVPEVSSNRSIQLLQLRHPLIENAVANDLHFTEDLTEIVITGPNTGGKTIMLKTLGLAQIMAQSGLPILADPGSRVGIFSQVFADIGDEQSIEQSLSTFSSHMTNIVSILHQVDTASLILLDELGAGTDPQEGAGLAIAILEDLHLRGIKTMATTHYPELKAYGIETAGVQNASMEFDTASLRPTYRFMQGVPGRSNAFEIARRLGLSETIIQDAMKMTNTDNDVNQIIEKLEAQTLESRKRLDTIQEVEQENLKFNRALRKLYNELTRERETELNKAREEAKEIVDMALSESDRILQGLHAKSQLKPHEIIEAKAQLKKLAPETVDLSKNKVLKKAKKARAPKVGDEILVISYGQRGTLVKQLKDGRWEAQVGLIKMTLEEKEFNLIKAEKEAAQPKKRQVNVVKRSNTSGPRARLDLRGKRYEEAMQELDGFIDQALLNNMAQVDIIHGIGTGVIREGVTKYLRRNKHVKSFEYAPQNAGGSGATIVTFKG; encoded by the coding sequence ATGAACAAAAAAATCTTAGATATTCTGGAGTTTGACAAGGTCAAGCAACTCTTTGAACCCTATCTACAGACAGAACAAGGGGAGATGGAGCTAGCAGCCCTTACTCCAACTGATAAAAAAGAAAGCATCGAAACGGCCTTTATGGAGCTAGAAGATATGGAGCAGATCCTCTTGGAAGAGCCTCGCTTTGCCGTGTCGACCATTCAAGATGTCCGTCCAGTCGCCAAGCGTTTGGAGATGGAGGCATCCCTCAATATCGATGAATTACTAGCGCTAAAAGCCGTCCTTCGGGTGACACATGAACTCAAGGATTTCTACGACAACTTGGAAAATGTCCGTCTGGAAAGGCTCAATCGCCTCTTTGACAACTTGGTGGATCTTCCTCGCCTACAAGGTGGGCTTCAAGCTATCAACGAAGGAGGCTTTGTCGAGTCTTTTGCCAGCGAAAAATTGGCCAAAATCCGCCGTCGAATCCAGGAAAATGAACACCAGGTCAGAGAGATTCTCCAAGACCTGCTGAAAAGCAAGGCCGATATGTTGGCGGATGCTGTGATTGCTAGTCGGAATGGCCGCAATGTTCTACCCGTAAAAAACACCTATCGCAACCGGATTGCAGGGGTGGTCCACGATATCTCAGCCAGCGGGAATACCGTTTATATCGAGCCTCGAGCAGTGGTCAATCTTAATGAAGAAATTGCCAATCATCGAGCCGATGAACGGTATGAAATCATTCAGATTCTGGAGGAATTGTCTGACACCCTGCGCCCTCATGCAGCAGAGATTGCAAATAACGCTTGGATTATCGGTCACTTGGACTTGATCAAAGCCAAGTATCGCTTTATGCGCGATTGTAAGGCAGTGGTACCAGAGGTTAGTAGCAATCGCTCTATTCAGCTCTTGCAACTACGTCATCCCTTGATTGAAAATGCCGTCGCGAATGACCTGCATTTTACCGAGGACTTGACAGAAATCGTGATTACCGGTCCCAATACAGGGGGGAAAACCATCATGCTCAAAACGCTGGGACTAGCGCAAATTATGGCCCAGTCTGGTCTTCCCATCCTAGCGGATCCAGGTAGTCGTGTGGGCATCTTCTCACAGGTCTTTGCGGATATTGGAGATGAACAATCGATCGAGCAGAGCTTGTCGACCTTCTCCAGTCATATGACCAATATCGTATCTATCTTACATCAAGTGGATACCGCCTCCTTGATCCTTCTGGATGAGTTGGGGGCTGGAACCGATCCTCAAGAGGGGGCTGGCCTTGCTATTGCTATCCTAGAAGACCTGCACTTACGCGGGATTAAGACCATGGCGACAACCCACTATCCAGAGCTCAAGGCCTACGGGATTGAGACTGCAGGAGTGCAAAATGCCAGCATGGAATTTGATACAGCGAGTCTGCGTCCGACTTATCGCTTCATGCAAGGGGTGCCTGGACGCTCCAATGCCTTTGAGATCGCTCGCCGATTGGGCTTGTCTGAGACCATTATCCAGGATGCCATGAAGATGACCAATACGGATAACGATGTCAATCAGATTATTGAAAAATTGGAGGCACAGACCTTAGAAAGTCGCAAGCGCTTGGATACCATTCAAGAGGTCGAGCAAGAAAATCTCAAATTCAATCGTGCTCTTCGAAAACTCTATAACGAACTGACCCGAGAGAGAGAAACAGAGCTCAATAAGGCGAGAGAAGAAGCCAAGGAAATTGTGGACATGGCCCTCTCAGAGAGTGACCGTATCCTTCAAGGCCTTCACGCCAAATCCCAGTTGAAACCACATGAGATCATTGAAGCCAAGGCTCAGTTGAAAAAACTCGCTCCTGAAACCGTCGACCTTTCTAAAAACAAGGTCTTGAAAAAAGCCAAAAAGGCGCGTGCTCCTAAGGTGGGAGATGAAATCTTGGTTATCAGCTATGGCCAACGCGGAACCCTGGTCAAGCAACTCAAAGATGGCCGCTGGGAGGCGCAAGTCGGCTTGATCAAGATGACCTTGGAAGAAAAAGAATTCAACCTCATCAAGGCTGAAAAAGAAGCGGCTCAACCTAAGAAACGCCAGGTGAATGTCGTCAAACGCTCGAACACGAGTGGCCCGAGAGCGCGTCTGGACCTCCGTGGGAAACGCTATGAAGAGGCCATGCAAGAGCTAGATGGCTTTATCGATCAGGCCCTGCTCAACAACATGGCTCAAGTCGATATCATCCACGGAATCGGGACGGGAGTTATCCGTGAAGGGGTGACCAAGTACCTCCGCCGCAACAAACACGTCAAGAGTTTTGAATATGCCCCCCAAAATGCAGGTGGAAGTGGCGCGACTATTGTTACGTTTAAAGGCTAA
- a CDS encoding CvpA family protein gives MLTFLILLILAWSFYIGYARGIILQSYYFLVTLVALLIAGGSYKGLAKVLSLWVPFSSPTQQSVNYFYANRYLFQLDDIFYAGLAYVLIFAMVYLIGRVIGIFMHLVPQPEKLEDRKYQIGAGVIAVVITLLVIQMGLTVLSTVPMASIQNRLNASGLIRFIILHTPISSSLFHNLWVTAIIGA, from the coding sequence ATGTTAACTTTCTTAATCTTATTGATTTTGGCATGGAGCTTTTATATTGGCTATGCAAGAGGGATTATCCTCCAGTCCTATTACTTTCTAGTGACCTTAGTGGCCCTCTTGATTGCAGGTGGCAGCTATAAGGGACTGGCCAAGGTGTTGTCTCTATGGGTTCCTTTTTCGAGTCCCACCCAGCAATCGGTGAATTATTTTTATGCCAACCGCTACCTATTTCAATTAGATGACATCTTTTATGCAGGATTAGCATATGTATTGATTTTTGCGATGGTCTACCTGATTGGTCGTGTGATTGGGATCTTTATGCACTTGGTACCTCAGCCAGAAAAATTGGAGGATCGCAAGTATCAAATTGGAGCGGGAGTGATCGCCGTCGTGATAACTCTCTTGGTCATCCAGATGGGCTTGACTGTCCTCTCAACAGTTCCCATGGCTTCCATCCAAAATAGACTCAATGCAAGTGGATTGATCCGCTTTATCATCCTTCATACCCCGATTAGTTCCAGTTTGTTCCACAACTTGTGGGTGACTGCGATTATCGGAGCTTAA
- the rnhC gene encoding ribonuclease HIII, producing the protein MESMTLTPTQEQILDFVHTYRRSLSQSKNPHMDYFFRLEGATVSIYKSGKVLLQGNDLTPYLAFFGQDAGNPKGSSTSSARQDLAMIGTDEVGNGSYFGGLTVVASFVTPDQHDWLKKLGVGDSKTLDDRKIQQLAPLLEENIQHQALLLSPKKYNEVIASGYNAVSVKVALHNQAIYLLLNKGVQAERIVIDAFTTAKNYQKYVKAEKNQVTQAIELEEKAESKYLAVAVSSIIARNLFLQNLEDLGKELGFNLPSGAGAKSDQVAAKLLQTYGMKALDYCAKLHFKNTEKAKKLLER; encoded by the coding sequence ATGGAAAGTATGACACTCACTCCAACACAGGAGCAAATCCTTGATTTTGTCCATACCTATCGCCGTTCTCTCTCTCAAAGCAAGAACCCTCATATGGATTATTTCTTTCGACTAGAGGGAGCGACCGTTTCGATCTACAAGTCTGGAAAAGTCTTGCTTCAGGGCAATGACCTGACTCCTTACCTGGCCTTTTTCGGGCAAGATGCTGGGAACCCTAAAGGTTCTAGCACTTCATCTGCACGACAAGACCTCGCCATGATCGGAACTGACGAGGTCGGAAACGGCTCTTATTTTGGTGGACTCACCGTCGTTGCATCCTTTGTCACACCTGACCAGCACGACTGGCTCAAAAAGCTCGGTGTTGGGGATTCAAAGACCTTGGATGATCGAAAAATTCAGCAATTGGCTCCTCTCCTTGAGGAAAACATCCAGCACCAAGCACTCTTATTGTCTCCAAAGAAGTACAATGAAGTCATTGCTTCTGGCTACAATGCTGTTTCGGTCAAAGTGGCCCTGCACAATCAGGCCATCTATCTTCTATTAAATAAAGGAGTCCAAGCAGAGCGAATTGTGATCGATGCCTTTACGACGGCTAAAAACTACCAAAAATACGTGAAAGCTGAAAAAAATCAGGTCACCCAAGCCATTGAGTTGGAAGAAAAAGCAGAAAGCAAATATTTAGCGGTTGCAGTTAGTTCCATCATCGCCCGCAATCTCTTCCTTCAAAATCTGGAAGATCTGGGCAAGGAACTGGGCTTTAATCTCCCTAGTGGAGCAGGAGCGAAGTCAGACCAAGTCGCTGCTAAATTGCTTCAGACCTATGGGATGAAGGCTCTGGATTATTGTGCCAAACTCCATTTTAAAAACACAGAAAAAGCAAAGAAATTACTAGAAAGATAA
- the lepB gene encoding signal peptidase I — MSKRSSKQSSSSPVVRFLKEWGLFSIIVGLIIASRIYLWAPVKVDGHSMDPTLADSEYLLVVNHLSIDRFDIVVANEKDDDGKTKDIVKRVIGLPGDTIQYDNDTLYINGKKTNEPYLKDYIARFKKDKLQSTYTGKGFEENGELFRQLANTAQAFTVDKDGNPKFTLKLLDDEYLLLGDDRIVSKDSRQVGAFKKEQIKGQAVFRLWPIYPFKTY; from the coding sequence ATGTCAAAAAGAAGTTCAAAACAGTCATCTAGCTCACCAGTGGTGAGATTCCTTAAAGAATGGGGCCTCTTCAGTATTATTGTTGGTCTCATTATCGCCTCTCGCATCTACCTCTGGGCTCCGGTCAAGGTGGACGGCCATTCGATGGATCCAACCCTAGCAGATAGCGAGTATCTCCTTGTGGTCAACCACCTCTCAATTGATCGTTTCGACATTGTCGTTGCCAATGAAAAAGACGACGACGGTAAAACCAAGGACATCGTCAAGCGGGTCATCGGTCTTCCTGGAGATACCATTCAGTACGACAACGATACCCTCTACATCAATGGGAAAAAGACCAATGAGCCCTATTTGAAAGACTACATCGCTCGTTTCAAAAAAGATAAATTGCAATCAACATACACTGGAAAAGGGTTCGAAGAAAACGGAGAACTCTTCCGCCAATTGGCCAATACAGCCCAAGCTTTTACAGTAGACAAGGATGGCAATCCTAAATTTACCTTGAAGTTGCTCGACGATGAATACCTCCTACTTGGAGATGACCGGATCGTTTCAAAAGATAGCCGTCAGGTCGGAGCTTTCAAGAAAGAACAAATCAAAGGGCAAGCCGTCTTTAGACTATGGCCGATCTACCCTTTCAAAACTTATTAG